In a genomic window of Pseudomonas putida:
- a CDS encoding DUF883 family protein yields the protein MANSALRKASLQSMEAEIESLLKSLESLKDDASDESRRTLKVLKGNAENALRHSRHLLSDAYEEVKVKTRETGIATRDYAQEHPWTTAGVAVGALGLLAAYLMCRRGD from the coding sequence ATGGCCAACAGCGCGTTACGCAAAGCCTCATTGCAAAGCATGGAAGCGGAAATCGAGAGTCTGCTCAAATCCCTGGAAAGCCTGAAGGACGACGCCTCCGACGAGTCGCGTAGAACCCTCAAGGTCCTCAAGGGCAACGCCGAGAATGCGCTGAGACATTCGCGCCATCTGCTCTCGGATGCCTATGAGGAAGTTAAAGTGAAGACCCGGGAAACCGGAATTGCCACCCGCGATTACGCCCAGGAACATCCCTGGACGACAGCGGGTGTTGCCGTCGGTGCGCTAGGCCTGCTGGCCGCGTACCTGATGTGCAGGCGCGGTGACTAA
- the prlC gene encoding oligopeptidase A, which produces MFLPAKVSTVSVNNPLLQSYDLPPFSAIRAEHVQPAIEQILADNRAAIIEILKTQGKQPTWAGLVLAMDELNDRLGAAWSPVSHLNAVCNSAELREAYESCLPALSAYSTEMGQNRELFQAYEALTSSPEAAGFDVAQKTILEHALRDFRLSGIDLPEAEQKRYAEVQSKLSELGSRFSNQLLDATQAWTKHITDEAALAGLTDSAKAQMAAAAQAKGLDGWLITLEFPSYYAVMTYAQDRALREEVYAAYCTRASDQGPNAGQNDNGPVMEEILDLRQELAKLLGFASFSELSLATKMAESSDQVLSFLRDLAKRSKPFAAQDLEQLKAYAAEQGCPDLQSWDSGFYGEKLREQRYSVAQEALRAYFPIDKVLSGLFAIVQRLYGIEIAEQKGFDTWHPDVRLFEIKENGQHVGRFFFDLYARANKRGGAWMDGARDRRRTAEGVLQSPVANLVCNFTPADSGKPALLTHDEVTTLFHEFGHGLHHLLTRVEHAGVSGINGVAWDAVELPSQFMENWCWEPEGLALISGHYETGEPLPQDLLQKMLAAKNFQSGLMMVRQLEFSLFDFELHATHGDGRSVLQVLEGVRDEVSVMRPPAYNRFPNSFAHIFAGGYAAGYYSYKWAEVLSADAFSKFEEEGVLNADTGRAFREAILARGGSQEPMVLFVDFRGREPSIDALLRHSGLSEGVAA; this is translated from the coding sequence ATGTTTCTTCCAGCCAAGGTGTCAACCGTGAGCGTGAACAACCCTCTTTTGCAGTCCTACGACCTGCCGCCGTTCTCCGCGATCCGTGCCGAACACGTGCAACCGGCCATCGAGCAGATCCTGGCCGACAACCGCGCCGCCATTATCGAGATCCTCAAGACCCAGGGCAAACAACCGACCTGGGCCGGCCTGGTGCTGGCGATGGACGAACTCAATGATCGCCTGGGCGCTGCATGGAGCCCGGTCAGCCACTTGAATGCCGTGTGCAACAGCGCCGAGTTGCGCGAAGCCTATGAATCCTGCCTGCCGGCCCTGAGCGCTTACTCCACCGAGATGGGCCAGAACCGTGAGCTGTTCCAGGCCTATGAAGCCCTGACCAGCAGCCCTGAAGCCGCCGGTTTCGATGTGGCGCAGAAAACCATCCTGGAACATGCCCTGCGCGATTTCCGCCTGTCGGGCATCGACCTGCCGGAAGCCGAACAGAAGCGCTACGCCGAAGTGCAAAGCAAGCTGTCCGAGCTGGGCAGCCGCTTCTCCAACCAGTTGCTGGACGCGACCCAGGCCTGGACCAAACACATCACCGACGAAGCCGCCCTTGCCGGCCTGACCGATTCGGCCAAGGCGCAGATGGCTGCCGCGGCCCAGGCCAAGGGCCTCGACGGCTGGCTGATCACCCTGGAATTCCCGAGCTACTACGCGGTGATGACCTACGCCCAGGACCGTGCCCTGCGCGAGGAAGTCTATGCCGCCTACTGCACCCGTGCGTCGGACCAAGGCCCGAATGCCGGCCAGAACGACAACGGCCCGGTCATGGAAGAAATCCTCGACCTGCGTCAGGAGTTGGCCAAACTGCTGGGCTTCGCCAGTTTCTCGGAGTTGAGCCTGGCCACCAAAATGGCCGAATCCAGCGATCAGGTGCTGAGTTTCCTGCGCGATCTGGCCAAGCGCAGCAAGCCGTTCGCGGCCCAGGACCTGGAACAGCTCAAGGCATATGCCGCCGAACAGGGCTGCCCTGACCTGCAAAGCTGGGACAGTGGTTTCTACGGCGAGAAACTCCGCGAGCAGCGTTACAGCGTTGCCCAGGAAGCCCTGCGCGCCTACTTCCCGATCGATAAAGTGCTGAGCGGCCTGTTCGCCATCGTCCAGCGCCTGTACGGCATCGAGATCGCCGAGCAGAAAGGCTTCGACACTTGGCATCCGGATGTTCGCCTGTTCGAAATCAAGGAAAACGGCCAGCACGTCGGCCGCTTCTTCTTCGACCTCTATGCCCGCGCCAACAAGCGCGGCGGCGCCTGGATGGATGGCGCTCGCGATCGTCGTCGCACCGCAGAAGGTGTACTGCAAAGCCCGGTGGCCAACCTGGTGTGCAACTTCACCCCGGCCGACAGCGGCAAGCCTGCGCTGCTGACCCACGATGAAGTCACCACCCTGTTCCACGAGTTCGGCCACGGTCTGCATCACCTGCTGACCCGTGTCGAACATGCCGGCGTCTCCGGCATCAACGGCGTGGCCTGGGATGCGGTCGAGCTGCCGAGCCAGTTCATGGAAAACTGGTGCTGGGAGCCCGAAGGCCTGGCGCTGATTTCCGGTCACTACGAAACCGGCGAGCCTCTACCTCAGGACCTGCTGCAAAAAATGCTCGCGGCGAAAAACTTCCAGTCCGGCCTGATGATGGTCCGCCAGTTGGAGTTCTCGCTGTTCGACTTCGAACTGCACGCCACCCACGGCGATGGCCGCAGCGTGCTGCAAGTGCTCGAAGGTGTGCGTGACGAGGTTTCGGTGATGCGTCCGCCGGCCTACAACCGTTTCCCCAACAGCTTCGCGCACATTTTCGCTGGCGGTTATGCGGCCGGTTACTACAGCTACAAATGGGCGGAAGTGTTGTCGGCCGATGCGTTCTCGAAGTTCGAGGAAGAAGGCGTGCTCAATGCCGACACCGGTCGCGCGTTCCGCGAGGCGATCCTGGCACGAGGCGGCTCCCAGGAACCGATGGTGCTGTTCGTCGACTTCCGTGGCCGTGAGCCGTCGATTGACGCACTCTTGCGCCACAGCGGCCTGAGTGAAGGCGTCGCAGCATGA
- a CDS encoding LLM class flavin-dependent oxidoreductase has protein sequence MKRLSDIKFSTLDLVPVRANGSAAQSLRNSLDLAQHVEKFGYNRFWVAEHHNMDGIASSATSVLLGYLAGGTSTIRVGSGGVMLPNHAPLVIAEQFGTLESLYPGRIDLGLGRAPGSDQMTARALRRERSGSADDFPEDVAELVRYLGPRTPDQRVIAMPGTNTNVPIWLLGSSLFSAQLAGERGLPYAFASHFAPRYMHEAIRVYRNHFKPSEVLDKPYVMLGVPLVAADTDEQADYLATSVFQRILALIRGQSLVQRPPVETMNGLWLPHEREAVMDFLGLAMIGSPQKIRAKLEVLIAQTQADELIFTCDLYEHADRLHSYELLAQVMKG, from the coding sequence ATGAAACGACTGTCCGACATCAAGTTCTCGACCCTCGACCTCGTGCCCGTCAGAGCAAACGGCAGCGCGGCGCAGTCGCTGCGCAATTCGCTGGACCTTGCGCAACACGTCGAGAAATTCGGCTACAACCGGTTCTGGGTCGCCGAGCACCACAACATGGATGGCATCGCCAGTTCCGCGACATCGGTGTTGCTGGGGTATCTTGCGGGCGGCACGTCGACGATTCGTGTGGGCTCGGGCGGGGTGATGCTGCCCAACCACGCGCCACTGGTCATCGCCGAACAGTTCGGCACCCTTGAAAGCCTGTATCCGGGGCGTATCGACCTTGGCCTGGGACGTGCTCCGGGTTCCGATCAGATGACCGCCCGCGCGTTGCGCCGCGAGCGCTCCGGCAGTGCTGACGATTTCCCGGAAGATGTGGCCGAACTGGTGCGCTACCTGGGTCCGCGCACACCGGACCAGCGTGTCATCGCGATGCCGGGGACCAATACCAATGTGCCGATCTGGTTGCTCGGCTCCAGCCTGTTCAGTGCACAGCTGGCAGGTGAGCGCGGTTTGCCCTACGCCTTCGCCTCACATTTCGCACCGCGCTACATGCATGAAGCGATTCGCGTCTACCGCAATCACTTCAAGCCTTCAGAGGTGCTGGACAAGCCTTACGTGATGCTCGGTGTGCCCTTGGTGGCCGCCGATACCGATGAACAGGCCGACTATCTGGCGACCTCGGTATTCCAGCGCATCCTCGCCCTGATACGCGGCCAGAGCCTGGTGCAGCGTCCACCGGTGGAAACCATGAACGGCCTGTGGTTGCCCCATGAGCGGGAGGCGGTCATGGACTTCCTGGGCCTGGCGATGATTGGCAGTCCGCAGAAAATCCGCGCCAAGCTGGAAGTGCTGATCGCGCAGACCCAAGCCGATGAACTGATTTTCACCTGCGATTTGTATGAACACGCTGATCGCCTGCACTCCTACGAGCTGCTGGCGCAGGTCATGAAAGGCTGA
- a CDS encoding DUF1161 domain-containing protein: MKRFALTVICCALATSAMAAPKPCEELKAEIEAKIQARGVTSYTLEIVSNSEVHDQNMVVGSCENGTKKIIYQKNDR, from the coding sequence ATGAAACGTTTTGCCTTGACGGTTATCTGCTGCGCATTGGCTACCTCGGCCATGGCAGCTCCGAAACCCTGCGAAGAACTCAAGGCTGAAATCGAAGCAAAGATCCAGGCTCGCGGGGTCACGTCCTACACCCTGGAGATCGTCAGCAACAGCGAAGTGCATGATCAGAACATGGTCGTGGGCTCGTGCGAAAACGGCACCAAGAAAATCATCTACCAGAAAAACGACCGCTGA
- a CDS encoding PA0069 family radical SAM protein, whose translation MATPLPPRGRGTATNPHNRFAPNRSVAEDDGWYQEVPMTQGTEVQIETAKTIITRNNSPDLPFDRSINPYRGCEHGCIYCYARPSHAYWDMSPGLDFETRLIAKTNAVDVLEQQLSKRGYQCAPINLGSNTDPYQPIEREYKLTRQTLEVLLRYRHPVTIVTKGSLILRDLDLLTELARHRLVAVMISLTSLDDELKRILEPRAAAPKARLRAIRVMRDAGIPVGVLCSPMIPMINDSELESLLTEAHAAGAQSAAYMMLRLPLEVAPLFEEWLAAHYPQRAAHVLSLIRQSRGGELYDSRFGARMRGEGPFADLLAQRFTKAIKRLGLNHREGFNLDCDAFCPPGRQMSLI comes from the coding sequence ATGGCTACCCCACTGCCTCCTCGCGGGCGCGGCACCGCGACCAACCCGCACAATCGCTTCGCCCCCAACCGCTCGGTGGCCGAGGACGACGGCTGGTACCAGGAAGTGCCAATGACCCAGGGCACCGAGGTACAAATCGAGACGGCAAAGACCATCATCACCCGCAACAACTCGCCGGACCTGCCTTTCGATCGTTCGATCAACCCTTATCGTGGCTGCGAGCATGGCTGCATTTATTGCTACGCACGCCCCAGCCATGCCTATTGGGACATGTCACCAGGGCTGGACTTCGAAACCCGGCTGATTGCCAAGACCAACGCCGTGGACGTGCTCGAACAGCAGCTGTCCAAACGCGGTTATCAATGCGCGCCGATCAACCTCGGCTCCAACACTGATCCTTATCAGCCGATCGAGCGCGAATACAAACTCACCCGACAAACCCTCGAAGTGCTGCTGCGATACCGGCATCCGGTCACCATCGTCACCAAGGGTTCGCTGATTCTGCGTGATCTGGATCTGCTCACCGAACTGGCCCGGCACAGGCTGGTGGCGGTGATGATCAGCCTGACTTCGCTGGATGACGAACTCAAACGCATCCTCGAACCCCGCGCCGCGGCGCCAAAGGCCCGGTTGCGGGCGATTCGGGTGATGCGCGACGCGGGGATTCCGGTGGGCGTGCTGTGCTCGCCGATGATTCCGATGATCAACGACAGCGAGCTCGAAAGCCTGCTCACCGAAGCCCATGCCGCCGGAGCGCAAAGCGCCGCCTATATGATGTTGCGCCTGCCGCTGGAAGTGGCACCGCTGTTCGAGGAATGGCTGGCCGCCCACTACCCACAGCGGGCCGCGCATGTCCTGAGCCTGATTCGCCAAAGCCGGGGCGGTGAGCTGTACGACAGTCGCTTTGGCGCGCGGATGCGTGGCGAAGGGCCGTTTGCCGACCTGCTGGCGCAACGTTTCACCAAAGCCATCAAGCGCCTGGGGCTCAATCACCGGGAAGGTTTCAACCTGGACTGCGACGCCTTCTGTCCGCCCGGTCGCCAAATGTCATTGATTTGA
- a CDS encoding HAD family hydrolase, which yields MHYQTILFDLDGTLTDPREGITRSIQFALSKLGIEEPDLTKLEHFIGPPLLQAFMQFYDFDEAKAWEAVNFYRERFKVTGLYENRLFDGVMPLLETLGGQGRQLYIATSKPWVFAREIARHFDFAKHFKVIYGSELDGTRTNKVELIAHLMAEEDLDPTDTLMIGDRKHDLIGARSNGLDAAAVGYGFGSREELSAESPAYHFETLKEMHQAFLRRT from the coding sequence ATGCACTACCAAACCATTCTGTTCGACCTCGATGGCACCCTGACCGACCCGCGCGAAGGCATTACCCGTTCGATTCAGTTCGCCTTGAGCAAGCTGGGCATCGAAGAGCCCGACCTGACCAAGCTCGAGCACTTCATCGGGCCACCGTTGCTGCAGGCCTTCATGCAGTTCTATGACTTCGACGAGGCCAAGGCCTGGGAGGCGGTGAATTTCTACCGCGAACGCTTCAAGGTCACCGGGCTGTACGAGAACCGTTTGTTCGACGGTGTCATGCCGCTGTTGGAAACCCTGGGCGGGCAAGGTCGACAGCTGTACATCGCGACCTCGAAACCGTGGGTCTTCGCCCGGGAAATCGCCCGGCATTTCGACTTCGCCAAGCATTTCAAAGTGATCTACGGCAGCGAACTGGACGGCACCCGGACCAACAAGGTCGAGCTGATTGCTCACTTGATGGCCGAAGAAGACCTGGACCCGACGGACACCCTGATGATCGGCGACCGCAAGCACGACCTGATTGGCGCCCGCAGCAATGGGCTGGATGCGGCGGCGGTGGGGTACGGGTTTGGCAGTCGGGAAGAACTCAGCGCTGAATCGCCGGCTTATCATTTCGAAACGCTGAAGGAGATGCATCAGGCGTTTTTGCGGCGCACTTGA
- a CDS encoding gamma carbonic anhydrase family protein produces MSLRKYQNHTPLLGNGAFVDSSAVVIGDVEIGEDSSVWPLTVIRGDMHRIRIGARTSVQDGCVLHITHAGPFNPEGFPLLIGDDVTIAHKVMLHGCTVGSRVLIGMGSIVMDGAVVADDVIIGAGSLVPPGKRLESGFLYVGSPVKQIRPLTDKEQAFFTYSAANYVKLKDLHLAEGYDHI; encoded by the coding sequence GTGTCCCTTCGCAAGTATCAGAACCACACGCCGTTGCTTGGCAACGGCGCTTTTGTCGACAGCTCGGCCGTGGTGATCGGCGACGTCGAGATCGGCGAGGACAGCTCGGTCTGGCCATTGACCGTGATTCGTGGCGACATGCACCGCATCCGCATTGGTGCGCGCACCAGCGTGCAGGACGGTTGCGTGCTGCACATCACCCACGCCGGGCCGTTCAATCCCGAGGGTTTCCCGCTGCTGATCGGCGATGACGTGACCATTGCCCACAAGGTCATGTTGCATGGCTGCACCGTCGGCAGCCGGGTGTTGATCGGCATGGGCAGCATCGTCATGGACGGTGCGGTGGTCGCCGATGATGTGATCATCGGCGCCGGCAGCCTGGTGCCGCCGGGCAAGCGCCTGGAAAGCGGTTTCCTCTACGTGGGCAGCCCGGTGAAACAGATCCGGCCGCTGACGGACAAGGAACAGGCGTTTTTCACCTACAGCGCGGCGAACTACGTGAAGCTCAAGGATCTGCATCTGGCCGAAGGCTACGACCATATCTGA
- a CDS encoding YheV family putative zinc ribbon protein yields the protein MSEGPVITKRRFIAGAVCPACSEPDKLMMWSEDNVPHRECVACGYSDTLNEQGLSVPKELGTRVNTPAVKVADAKVQAVQFFPNPKLKKKPDDPQ from the coding sequence ATGAGTGAGGGTCCTGTGATTACCAAACGACGCTTTATCGCCGGTGCGGTGTGCCCGGCCTGCAGCGAGCCGGACAAATTGATGATGTGGAGCGAAGACAACGTCCCCCATCGCGAGTGCGTCGCCTGCGGTTACTCCGACACGCTGAATGAACAAGGCCTGTCCGTGCCCAAGGAGTTGGGCACGCGGGTCAATACACCGGCGGTGAAAGTGGCGGATGCAAAGGTTCAGGCGGTGCAGTTTTTCCCCAACCCGAAACTGAAAAAGAAGCCTGACGACCCCCAATAA
- a CDS encoding aminopeptidase translates to MMRPCPSLGLLDRVFRVLFPAALLLLLNGCSTVSYYSQLVSGQVQLLWAREPVSEVIADNHRDEKLRAHLSQSQKARTFASQQLHLPDNQSYRLYADIGRPYVVWNVFVTPEFSLKPQNHCFPIAGCVAYRGYYSQSAARGEAALQRLQGMDVTIGGVEAYSTLGWFNDPIMSSMMNWGDERLATLIFHELAHQRVYVKDDTEFNESFATFVEQEGTRQWRTWRNLPPDNADQAKRRDQFTQLVLDTRSRLEQLYTQPLPPEQMRQRKAAEFERLRGEYRQLRDSQWVGDKRYDAWINAPMNNARLLPFGLYDQWVPAFVELFKQVNGDWVRFYAEVERMGALPIEQRKTALKALATSTISGA, encoded by the coding sequence TTGATGAGGCCGTGTCCAAGCCTTGGGTTACTTGATCGCGTTTTTCGCGTTTTGTTTCCGGCTGCGTTGCTTTTGTTACTCAACGGTTGTTCCACCGTCAGCTACTACAGCCAGCTGGTCAGTGGCCAGGTGCAATTGCTGTGGGCCAGGGAGCCGGTTTCAGAGGTCATCGCCGATAACCATCGGGATGAGAAACTGCGCGCTCACCTGAGCCAATCGCAAAAGGCCAGGACCTTCGCCAGCCAGCAACTGCATCTGCCGGACAATCAGAGCTACCGGCTCTACGCGGATATTGGCCGGCCCTATGTGGTCTGGAACGTGTTCGTCACCCCGGAGTTTTCCCTCAAGCCGCAGAACCACTGCTTCCCGATCGCCGGCTGCGTGGCCTATCGCGGCTACTACAGCCAGAGCGCGGCGCGTGGCGAAGCAGCGCTGCAACGCCTGCAGGGCATGGATGTGACCATCGGTGGCGTCGAGGCCTATTCGACCCTTGGCTGGTTCAACGATCCAATCATGAGTTCGATGATGAACTGGGGCGACGAGCGCCTGGCTACGCTGATCTTTCATGAACTGGCACATCAGCGTGTTTATGTGAAGGACGACACGGAGTTCAACGAGTCGTTTGCCACGTTCGTCGAGCAGGAGGGCACCCGCCAATGGCGTACCTGGCGCAATTTGCCGCCGGACAATGCCGACCAGGCAAAGCGCCGGGATCAGTTCACTCAGCTTGTTCTCGACACCCGCTCCCGACTTGAACAGCTTTACACCCAGCCTCTGCCACCTGAACAGATGCGCCAGCGCAAGGCGGCGGAATTCGAGCGCCTGCGTGGCGAGTACCGGCAACTGCGTGACAGCCAATGGGTGGGAGATAAACGTTACGACGCGTGGATCAATGCGCCAATGAACAATGCGCGGTTGCTGCCATTTGGGCTTTATGACCAGTGGGTGCCGGCGTTTGTAGAACTATTCAAGCAAGTGAATGGGGATTGGGTGAGGTTCTACGCGGAAGTCGAGCGGATGGGCGCATTGCCGATTGAACAGCGCAAGACGGCATTGAAAGCCCTGGCGACATCCACTATTTCCGGCGCCTGA
- a CDS encoding DUF1161 domain-containing protein — translation MKRFILAVGLLCLAGTAMADGKSCEELKAEIAAKLDAKGVSNYSLDIVDKGASAGGKVVGTCEKGTKEIVYKR, via the coding sequence ATGAAGAGATTTATTTTGGCGGTAGGTTTGTTATGCCTGGCGGGCACTGCCATGGCTGACGGCAAGTCCTGCGAAGAGCTCAAAGCCGAGATCGCCGCAAAGCTTGATGCCAAGGGTGTTTCCAATTACTCGCTGGACATCGTCGACAAAGGCGCCAGCGCCGGCGGAAAAGTCGTCGGTACCTGTGAGAAGGGCACCAAGGAAATCGTCTACAAGCGCTAG
- a CDS encoding REP-associated tyrosine transposase: protein MTSQNHSHRLRSGRYSEAGQIYLLTVVVSNRQPVLSSFEAGRLVVHAFRKAQQEQSANSLAFVVMPDHFHWLIELKNLPLRSLMGRTKSRTTVALNRLLQREGSLWQSGFHDRAIRKEEDLQAVARYIVANPLRAGLVEKAGDYPLWDAIWL, encoded by the coding sequence ATGACAAGCCAGAATCACTCCCATCGTTTGCGTTCGGGTCGCTACTCGGAGGCGGGACAGATCTATTTGTTGACGGTTGTTGTAAGCAACCGCCAGCCCGTCCTTTCCAGCTTTGAGGCGGGCCGATTGGTTGTCCACGCGTTTCGCAAAGCGCAGCAAGAGCAATCGGCCAATTCATTAGCCTTCGTTGTCATGCCGGATCATTTCCACTGGCTGATCGAACTGAAAAACCTGCCGTTGCGCTCTTTAATGGGGCGCACAAAGTCGCGGACAACGGTTGCGCTCAACCGCTTGCTACAGAGAGAGGGTTCATTGTGGCAGTCGGGATTTCATGATCGCGCCATTCGAAAAGAAGAGGATCTGCAGGCAGTAGCCCGCTACATCGTTGCCAATCCATTGCGTGCGGGACTGGTCGAGAAAGCTGGGGATTATCCATTGTGGGACGCGATTTGGTTGTGA
- a CDS encoding LysR family transcriptional regulator, giving the protein MSHELPPLNALRAFEATARLNSVSQAAEQLHVTHGAVSRQLKVLEEHLGVSLFTKEGRGLKLTDAGMRLRDASAEAFERLRTACADISRSTADAPFVLGCSGSLLARWFIPRLGRLNADLPDLRLHLSAGEGDLDPRRPGLDALLVFAEPPWPADMQVFELASERIGPVMSPRFVGYDRLRNAPPTALLGEPLLHTTSRPQAWPSWAQQSGLDAGALKYGQGFEHLYYLLEAAVAGLGVAIAPEPLVAEDLKAGRLVAPWGFSETPAQLALWLPKRAADGRARQLAQWLKNELRQTD; this is encoded by the coding sequence ATGAGCCACGAACTGCCACCTCTGAACGCCTTGCGTGCCTTCGAAGCCACTGCCCGATTGAACAGCGTCAGTCAGGCTGCCGAACAGCTGCATGTCACCCATGGCGCGGTGAGCCGGCAATTGAAGGTGCTGGAAGAACACCTCGGCGTGAGCCTGTTCACCAAGGAAGGTCGCGGCCTCAAACTCACAGATGCCGGCATGCGCTTGCGTGATGCCAGCGCCGAAGCTTTCGAGCGCCTGCGCACGGCCTGTGCCGATATCTCCCGCAGCACCGCCGATGCGCCCTTCGTACTGGGCTGCTCGGGCAGCCTGCTGGCCCGCTGGTTCATCCCGCGCCTGGGACGACTGAACGCCGACCTGCCGGATCTGCGCCTGCATCTGTCCGCTGGAGAAGGCGATCTCGACCCCCGTCGTCCTGGGCTGGACGCCTTGCTGGTGTTCGCCGAGCCTCCCTGGCCGGCGGACATGCAGGTGTTCGAGCTGGCCAGCGAACGGATCGGGCCGGTCATGAGCCCCCGCTTCGTCGGCTACGACAGGCTCAGAAACGCGCCGCCGACTGCCCTTCTCGGTGAACCATTGCTGCACACCACTTCCCGTCCGCAGGCCTGGCCCAGTTGGGCACAACAAAGCGGCCTCGACGCCGGGGCGTTGAAGTACGGTCAGGGCTTTGAACATTTGTATTACTTGCTGGAGGCGGCCGTCGCCGGATTAGGCGTGGCCATCGCCCCCGAGCCGCTGGTGGCCGAGGACTTGAAGGCGGGTCGACTGGTAGCACCCTGGGGTTTCAGCGAAACCCCAGCGCAATTGGCATTGTGGCTGCCAAAGCGCGCCGCGGACGGGCGCGCCCGGCAACTGGCGCAGTGGCTGAAAAACGAACTGCGCCAGACGGATTAG
- a CDS encoding dodecin, translating into MTDHHTYKKVELVGSSTSSIEDAINNALAEAHKSLKYMEWFEVTETRGHIKDGKAAHFQVTLKVGFRIASS; encoded by the coding sequence ATGACTGACCATCACACTTACAAGAAAGTCGAACTGGTTGGCTCGTCCACCAGCAGCATTGAAGACGCGATCAACAACGCTCTGGCCGAGGCCCATAAAAGCCTCAAGTACATGGAATGGTTTGAAGTGACCGAAACCCGGGGACATATCAAGGACGGCAAGGCTGCGCATTTCCAGGTGACCCTCAAGGTGGGGTTCCGGATTGCCAGCAGCTGA
- a CDS encoding OsmC family protein, with protein MAIIKKASAHWAGDLKTGIGSISTETGVLREAPYGFKARFEGGKGTNPEELIGAAHAGCFSMAFSMILGEAGLKADSIDTNAEVTLDQVDGGFAITAVKLILKAKIPGASQAQFDELSKKAKEGCPVSKVLNAKITLEATLVN; from the coding sequence ATGGCTATCATCAAGAAGGCATCGGCACATTGGGCCGGTGATCTGAAAACCGGCATCGGCTCGATTTCCACCGAAACCGGCGTACTCAGGGAAGCGCCCTACGGCTTCAAGGCACGATTCGAAGGCGGCAAGGGCACCAATCCGGAAGAACTGATCGGCGCGGCCCACGCCGGGTGCTTCTCCATGGCCTTTTCCATGATCCTTGGCGAGGCAGGCCTGAAGGCCGACAGTATCGATACCAACGCCGAAGTCACCCTGGACCAGGTGGACGGCGGCTTCGCGATCACGGCGGTGAAGCTGATCCTCAAGGCGAAGATTCCCGGTGCCAGCCAGGCGCAGTTTGATGAACTGAGCAAGAAAGCCAAGGAAGGTTGCCCGGTGTCCAAGGTGCTGAATGCGAAAATCACACTTGAGGCGACGCTGGTGAACTGA
- a CDS encoding dual specificity protein phosphatase family protein, translating to MRLPRLSPAALLLSLVALFNLSLAHADDTAATRPAEWAQPVEAQYNLFQMSPTLYRSALPDSAAVPLLEKLKVATVINFLPESDSRWLSKPDITQVQLPYRTNHVDDADVLKALRAIQEAETKGPVLMHCKHGSDRTGLMAAMYRVVIQGWSKEEALSEMTRGGFGESGHFKDGVRYMMQADVEKLRTALVNGDCSTSPFAACSMKSWFQSAHVQ from the coding sequence ATGCGCTTACCGCGTCTTTCACCTGCGGCATTACTGTTGTCACTGGTTGCGCTTTTCAATCTGTCTCTTGCCCACGCCGATGACACCGCTGCGACCCGTCCAGCGGAATGGGCGCAGCCGGTCGAAGCGCAATACAATCTGTTCCAGATGTCGCCGACGCTGTACCGCAGCGCGCTGCCTGACAGTGCCGCGGTGCCGTTGCTGGAAAAGCTCAAGGTCGCAACCGTCATCAACTTTCTGCCCGAATCGGATTCGCGCTGGTTATCCAAGCCCGATATCACCCAGGTGCAACTGCCCTATCGCACCAATCATGTGGATGACGCCGACGTGCTGAAGGCATTGCGTGCGATTCAGGAGGCCGAAACCAAGGGCCCGGTGCTGATGCATTGCAAGCACGGCTCTGACCGCACAGGCCTGATGGCGGCGATGTATCGGGTTGTGATCCAGGGCTGGAGCAAGGAAGAGGCCTTGAGCGAAATGACCCGAGGTGGTTTCGGTGAAAGCGGTCACTTCAAGGACGGCGTGCGTTACATGATGCAGGCCGATGTCGAAAAGCTTCGCACTGCATTGGTCAATGGTGATTGCAGCACCAGCCCGTTCGCGGCGTGTTCAATGAAGAGCTGGTTCCAGTCGGCTCACGTGCAGTGA